The genome window tttaagtaacctccacatccaacgtggggctagaacgcaaaaccctgagatcaagggtcatcTGCGGtgccagctgagccagccaggctgccctgagACTAGTAGAAAACTTAAAGCTTGTTTTTCAGAGACCTGCTTCTCTCTGGTCAGCCTGTGAGCAAGCAAGGCCCTGCAGTCTTCACCCGGCCTGAGAACTCATTCAGTTACACCTGCTCTCAGAAGATGCCCACCGCCCTCTCCTTGACCTATAGGTGACCATCCGGTGTCAGAGGCCTCATTTGGCCTCATTCTAATGTCAAGTCTCCACCCCAAGGTGGTGTCATCTAGGTTGGCTCAATGGGCAGCTCCCTCCTTCCTCATGAAGTCACACATTCCCCCGCCCTTTTCATTAATATATGTGTGACTCCAACCCCCGTGATTATAGAACCGTGTTCTCAACTCAGGCGCGGAGACAGATTTTTGAACCAGCCTCCTGTCCCCTCGCTTGGCTGCATTGCAACAAAGCTTTTTCTCTGCAAAAGCCTGGTGCTACGGTGTCTGGCTTTCCGTTGCACGCCAGCAAATAAGCTCTTTCCGGCTCAGTAACGAATTTGGCGACGGCAAAGGGGCTCTAAATCCAACTGGACACCGTTGCCGGTGGCTCTTTTGCCCCGTGTGGGGGACTGGGTTCCGAACTCTCTCTGCACGGGCGGAATCAACCTTCGGTGCTTTCTTTGGGGCAGAGAAACTTGTTTGGGGTTCGGAAGACATCCTTTGGGTGAGTAATCATGGCACAGATGACTTACTGCTGGTAATTGGGTTCCGACCTCAGCGGAAAGGGCTTGGGTGGGGAATTTCCCTTTGGGGGAAAGGAAAACAGGGCTTACACTCCTAGAGGTTCTCTTGGCTCTTTGGATTTCTTGGGAAACTTGTCTGTGCAAGAGTGACTCTGTGTGACCCGCTGAGAATTACTGCAAATACCAAGCTAGAATGGGAAATGAGCATTCCATCCCAAAGTGTAGCCCCTTGGGCTGCGTCCTTCGGGACTGGGCAGTGCTCACCAATAAACGCAtgacaaagaaaaagatgataTCTTTCTGTAATACTGCCTGGCCACAATATTCCCTGGATTCGGGAGAACGGTGGCCCAAGAATGGTTCCTTAAATTACAATACTATCTTGCAGTTGGATTTATTttgcaaaaaggaagaaaaacggCTGGAGATCGAATATGTACAAGCGTTTATGTTATTATACCAGCGTAAGGATATTCAGAGAAAATGTAATATTTCGGCGCAAGGGGAGAGTCCCCAGAATGAGGCCATTTCACCCGGGTCTGATGATAAGACAGAGGATTCCTTGTCCACCCGGTTAAACACCGCTACTCCCCCTCCGTCTCCACTGGGAGGTGCCAGGGCCGCCGTCCCGCCACGGTCGGCACCTCGGGCCCCCACTCCGTCCACTTCCCCTCCGGATCCCGCAGGCCGGCTAGTGGTCTCTCCCTCTCAGACCTGCCAGGTGACCCCGCGGGACGAGGGGGGCACCCAGCCTCAGGCAGGGAGATTCCCCGGCATACAGTGGCCGATCGGCGGAGTTTACGGGACCCGGCAGCTGCCCGGTGTCATCTTTGTCCGCCCCCCGTTATCCACCTCCGACCTGCTTAGTTGGAAAGTCCACATGCCGACGTACCGAGATGACCCCATTAAAATGGAGAGTCTTTTTGCCTCTATTTTTGCTCTCCATCATCCCACTTGGGCAGATATTCAAATCCTCCTAAATGTCTTCCTCACGTCCGAGGAACGCAGCGTGGTCCTAAAACAGGCTCGCGCCGAAGCTGAGAAGATGCGCCAGCAGGTTCCTAACAGCCCGGTGCGCGCGCTCGCAGACGTGGCCGTACCCGCCGCCGACCCGAGGTGGAGCCCTGCTGACCGCGGGGACAGGGACCAGCTGGAGCATTACCGCCGCTGCATCCTTCGGGGCCTGAGGAACGGAGTCCCGAAACACAGAAGCTTCGATAAAGTTCTGCAGGTCAGACAGAGGCCTGACGAGGACCCCTTTGACTACTTGGAACGGTTGTTTAAGGCCTATCGGCAGGGCGCGAACATAGACCCGCAGGCTCCAGAGCACCTACCCTTGGTGAACGCCAGCTTCGTGAGGCAAGCTGCCCCTGACATTCAAAGGAAATTGCAAAGGCTGCGCGGGGCTTTAGGAATGCCCACCCTGCACCTGGCGGAGCTTGCTTCCGAGGTTTTCCGAAACCGAGACAAGGTCCGGGAGAAGGAGGCGCGGCGCAGGATGCGGCAGCAGGCAGCCTTGCTGGCCGACGCGGTGAGGCAGGCGCGGCCCGCACCTCACCAGGCTCCGCCCCAGCCCGGGGCCCATCCCCAGGGAAGACACCCGAGGCCCTCAAACTCCAGATCCAGAGGCCACCCCAATGTAGGGCCACACCAATGTGCCTATTGTAAACGACAGGGACACTGGAAAAAGGAGTGCCCCTCTCTGAATAAGTAATGTGAAGGTGACTCGGCCAAACTTCCAGATGCCCCAcgcctcttccctcccccatcaTGCCCGCAAGAACTATCCAGAATTAGGGGGCCCAGGGACTCCTAACAGCCCTACGGCCTTCATTGAAATTTCCCACGTGGAACCCTGGGTCATCTTATTGGTGAAAAAGACCctgaacagggacgcctgggtggcttagtggttgaatgccttcggctcagggcatgatcctgagatccaggatagtgtcccactttgggttccttgtaggaagcctgcttctccctctgcctgtgtctctgcctctctctctctctctctctgtctctcattaataaattttaaaaaatcttaaaaatttaatcaattaaaaaaaaagacactgaacaGATTTCTTGGTAGACACTGGTGCTACCTACTAAGTACTGAATACCAggagcgcctgggtagctcagttggttactGTCTGCCTTccgctgaggtcatgatctcaaggttcagGGGTTTCCCCCTCTTTTGTGGATCTTTCTGccccagcggggagtctacttctccctctccctctgccccttccccctccccttccgcttgtgcttgcgctctctctcaaataaataaaatcctaagtaCTGAATATCAAAATGACTAGGTTGATGTCAGAAAATATGATGGTGACAGGCGTCTCAGGAGAATCGCTACAAAAAGCCTTTTCTCCAAACCCTTGAATGTCAAAAGGGGAAACCTCAAGCATAGTTTTCTCTATATGCCTGAATGTTCAACACCACTACTGGATACTGTTTGTTTTCAGATCCCACTGAAAACAAATCCACTAGCCGCCTGCAGAGGCCCTTGGACTGACACAAGGGAAGGTCACTGCTAGGATTCTGGCCTATGAACAAGCAAGGCCTTTTTAGGGTCCAAGGACAGGCTGCCCCCAAATATGCTACTTTGTCAAAttgagtattttaaataaaggttaCATAAGAAGGACTCCCAGACCCTCCTCTGTTCCCCTGGAAATAAATCTTCCATGTGAAAAGTGCTTGTACTAAGAGGTAAaaagaaggggcagcccgggtggctcagcggtttagcacctgccttcagcccagggcctgatcctggagactggggatcaagtcccatgtcgggctccctccatggagcctacttctccctctgcctgtgtctctcatgaataaataaataaataaataaataaataaataaataaataaataaataaaatctttaaaaaaagaggtaggACATTTTTATCACCAGagatagagatttatttatttattagggagagaCCTCcctagagagagcacaagcagggggagacagaggcagtggcagagatgagagggagaagcaggctccccactgagcaggctggatcccgggatcatgatctgaaccaaatcGAAGCCCAGTGCTTAACCagtgcttaaccgattgagccatccaggtgcccaagaTAGAGACATTAAAGCCaagaaagctataaaaataaatcttagtacCTTGTGCTAACCTACTACCTCAGCACAAATTCAGCTTAGAATTCTTTACCAATTGGGggtccctggtggctcagcagctcaGGACCTGCTTTTggtccagagcatgatcctggagacccgggatcgagttcggcgtcgggctccctgcattgagtcTGCCCGTGTccctaggtctctcatgaataaataaataaaatcttaaaaaagaaaaagaattatttgctAATTAGAGCCCCCAAACACCTCTTTTTTCCTTGTCCTGTAAATTCCTCACAAATGTATTGTCTCGTTGCCTAAAACGTACAAAAACTGCCTGCCTAGGTCATTTTTTTGAGTCTTGATTTTATTATTGGGCTTTGTGGGCACATAACaaagatttgggtttttttttcttctgttaacttGTCTCCTGTAAATTGAATTCGTAGTCCAGCCAGGAACACCCTGAAGGTAGAGGAAGAATTTTTCCTTCCAGGTAGTTGGCATAACTACCTTAGTGGGCAAGATCTTTTCATTTGTGGGGGCAACTGCTTGCCCCAGACACTGCCCCCACCGAGCTCCTGGGGCATCTGACAATACAGCTGGCAGCAGGTAAGATCAGCCTTCTGGAATCTGTCTGCAGGtaagttgggttttttgttgttgttgttgttgttgttgttgttgttgttgttttttaccaTGTCAGCCTTCTGGAATCTCTGTCTGCAGATTCCAGACTTCTGGGAATCTCTGTCTGAGTCTCAGAATGGTGAGAATCTTTTTTACTCTCTAAATtcagattagcaggagaaaatattGTGGACCTGGCTCCTTGGGCTTAGCAACTCTTAGGACAAATTTGGCAGCACACTCTTTGGTTGCTGATCCATTTTTGTCCCAGAGATTGTCTTTGTTGGTCTGTGTCTTCTGTGCCCTGTGTTCAAAAAAAGGAATTACCAAGGGCAGGCACACCCTAGAAGCCTGA of Canis lupus baileyi chromosome 27, mCanLup2.hap1, whole genome shotgun sequence contains these proteins:
- the LOC140619675 gene encoding uncharacterized protein gives rise to the protein MLLYQRKDIQRKCNISAQGESPQNEAISPGSDDKTEDSLSTRLNTATPPPSPLGGARAAVPPRSAPRAPTPSTSPPDPAGRLVVSPSQTCQVTPRDEGGTQPQAGRFPGIQWPIGGVYGTRQLPGVIFVRPPLSTSDLLSWKVHMPTYRDDPIKMESLFASIFALHHPTWADIQILLNVFLTSEERSVVLKQARAEAEKMRQQVPNSPVRALADVAVPAADPRWSPADRGDRDQLEHYRRCILRGLRNGVPKHRSFDKVLQVRQRPDEDPFDYLERLFKAYRQGANIDPQAPEHLPLVNASFVRQAAPDIQRKLQRLRGALGMPTLHLAELASEVFRNRDKVREKEARRRMRQQAALLADAVRQARPAPHQAPPQPGAHPQGRHPRPSNSRSRGHPNVGPHQCAYCKRQGHWKKECPSLNK